ATCGTCCGCTTTGGAAATATTTCTTCACTGACGGCAAAGGCACCGCCGCCTGGGAGTACTCGACCAAGAACTGGAGCTACGACAAACGCGTCGTCTATCTCTCGTATCTGGGCACGGCCGCCCGTCGCATCATCCAGCGCGACGTGCCGCCGAACGTCACCCGCATCGAGGACGTCGACGGCGACAAGGTGCTCCTGAATTCGCACGACCTCCTGACCTCGCTCCTGGCCGACACCATGCTCATCGAATCGAACGGCTTCCAGGACAAGTACCTGTTGCGCAAGGTCTCTTTCATCAAGGCGCGCTTCCTCGACGGCGGCATCGTTCATCATCTCGTGCCAGAGACCGCGAGCGCCATGGTCTTCATGAAGAACGGCGCGGGCGAAGATTACGTCAGTTTCGATCATGTGATTCTGGATAGGTTCGAGGCCGACGGCAATGTCGCGGCCGGCGCCCTGCTCAAGGGCGGCGTCGTGACCTACGTGAACGGCGAACGTGTCGATATTCCGACTAGCTCGCAGGTGCGCGAGATCAGCGTCCGGAACGGCGACATCGGCTTCATTGAGGGCCAGTCTGGCCAGAGCATCCTGAAATTCGCTTCGCAGTCAGTGCTGGTCAAGGCCGCGTCCGGAGCCAAGCAGCTCTCTGGCCACCTGGTCCGGATCTCGGGTTCGGCCAACGTCTATCTGGCCGCCTCGGACGGCAAGCGTTATCTCTTCCCGTCGCAGGGCCAGTTCTTCGGCTGGTACGCGGATTTCGCCTCGGTGCGGGTCGTGTCGTCCCAGTCGCTCTCCGGGATCCAGATCGGCGGCAAGGCGCTCTATCGGCCGGGTTACCGGCTGGTGCGCGCCGTCAATTCGCCGCGGGTCTACGCGGTCGGCGACAACGGCGTGCTGCATTGGGTGCAGAGCGAGGACGTCCTGATCGCGCTGTTCGGCCGGGAGTGGTATCACCAGATGGATCTCATGTCCGACGTCGACCTGGCTGATTACATCCAGGGTTCGGCGATCAGCGACCTCAGCAAATATTATCTGGCTCTCAATTGACCGACAGACCGTGAAAAACAAAACGCCCGTCATCATCGCGATGGCGGGCGTTTGATTTTCAGTGCGGCCTTACTTCACCTCTTTCAAAGCTCTCTTGGACGTGCGGGTGTAGTAGAGTTTGGCTTTGCGGACGCGGAGGCTTTTCACTTCCTCGAATTTGGCGATGACCGGCGAGCGCAGCGGGAAGATCCTTTCCACGCCGACGCCGCTCGCGATCTTGCGGACGGTGATGGTCGCGCTCTGGGCGTCCTTGCCTTTCTTGGCGATGACCGTGCCTTCAAAGACCTGGATGCGCTCGCGCTCCTCGCCTTTGGTGTTCAATTCTTTGACCTTCAGATGTACGCGGACGACGGCGCCGGGTTTGATCTTGGAAGGATCCTTGATCTCCTGGCCTTTGACGGCCGAAACTTCCGGAGTGGCTTCCGGCTGGGCGTCGTTAGTGACTTTCAGATCGTTCTTTTCGTCGGCCATATAGGTCCAATTTACGTGTCTATAATGCAGAAACAACCTAGATTCGAGGTTGTCAGTAGAGCGACGATATCATAGACGGGTTGATTATTCAAGTCAATGGGGTGCCAGGGTAATGGTGGTCTGGCGACGGGGCGCATCTTTGCTTCGCTCAGCTCCACTGGGCACGTAAAAACACCAGCTCGTCTGGTGTTTTTACGTGGTCGGCCCGGATGGATTCGAACCATCGACCAACGCCTTATAAGAGCGCTGCTCTACCGCTGAGCTACGGGCCGAGATGAGTTGTGATCGAAGCGAGACTGTGCTGGTCTGACCGCCAAACGATCAGCCGAGCCTTGTCCCCCGCAGCTTCACCCTTCTTCGCTAAAGCTACGAAGGGTCTGAGGACTGCCCAGTTTTTTGTCGACGTGCCGAAACAGTTTTTGGGCAGGCCCATCGCAGCTTCAGCGAAGGTGGGGCGGATGGGGAAGCTACGGGCCGGTAGGCCGCCAAAATATATCAATCAAGCGGCCTGTTGGCAACGGAGCGCAACGCCAGTATACTGACCCCATGAATATTTCCCATACGGTCCAACCCGAAGAGAACGGCTCCCGCTTCGATGTCCTGCTGGCGAAGCTTTTTACCGAACGCTCGCGCTCGCAGCTGCAGAAACTCATCAAGCAGGGCGTCATCAGATTGAACGGCAAAAAGGTCACGCCGCATTTCGCCGTCGAGACCGGCGACGTGATCGAGAGCTCCGTTGATCTGGAGAGCGTCATCGAACGCCCGACCAGTCTCAAGCCGCGTCCGGATATCGCCATCAACGTCATCCACGACGAGGAATCTTTCGCGGTCGTCGAAAAACCGGCCGGCCTGCTCATGCACCCGACCGTGCGCGCCGAGACCGAGACTTTGGCTGCGGCCGTCCTCGCCCGCTGGCCGGAGATCGCCGCGGTCGGCGAATCTTTCGAGCGCCCCGGCATCATGCAGCGCCTCGACAAGGAGGCATCGGGCCTCGTCGTCATCGCCAAGACTCCCGCAGCCTACGACTCGCTGAAGAAACAATTCCAGGAACACACGATCGAAAAAGAATATTCCGTGCTGGCCCACGGCCATACGCCCAAGGATTCGGGAACGATCGATCTGGCCATTGGCCGCGCGGCGAGTGGCGACAAGATGGCGGCGCGGTCCGAACCCATGGAAGGCGACCGGCCGGCCGTGACCCATTACCGCGTCGAGCAATATTATACGAATTCGGCGCTGCTCGCGGTCCGGACCGAGACCGGGCGCACGCATCAGATCCGCGCCCATCTCAAGGCGCTGGGTAATCCGATCGTCGGCGACACGTTGTATCACCCCAAGCTGGGGATGGGCTTCAAGACCGCTTCACCGCGCCTGTTCCTGCACGCCCGCCTGCTCGCATTCACGAATCCGGCCACGGGCGTTCGCGTCGAATTCCACTCGCCTTTGCCGGCGGACCTACAGGAAGTGCTTCAACCACTCAAGAAATCCAAATAGCAGCGTAAATCTAGCTGAAAATACGGAAAAACAGCCGCGTTCCAGCGGTTGTTTTTTGATCTCTAATACGGCGAAATACGATGTGGGCGTTCTTATTGACATTAGCCGGCAAACGGGCTAAGTTTCTCTGTCGTACCTTCAAAATGAAAGGGGTTAGGACATGGCCAGATTTTGCCGTTGGCTCGACCGTTTGAGCCAGACCAAAAGGTTCCTGATCTTTCTGTCCGTCGTGTCGGTTTTCATCCTGATCGCCAATGACGGGATTTCTGTTTCCCGGTCCCGCATCAGCATTGATCTGGAGGTTGTCGGTCTGAGCGCGATGCTGTTCGTACTCGCGGCCGTGATCCACCATCTCTATTTCCACAAACCGCCACCCAGTTTGCGCGTGATCAAAGGAGGCAAGCATGAGAAACGAACGTAAGTTCGAGATCGGACTCATTGATTGGAACGGAACGTTGCAGAATGATCTAGGCCACATCTACGAATGCGGCGTGCAGCGGATCTTCCGCCATTTCAAACTGCCATGTCCCAGTCTCGATGATTACCGCAACGAGGTGACCGCGGATTTCATGACCAGTTTCTACTGGCCGCGCGGCATCCCGGCCGAGATCTCGGCCGCCGATCTCAACGCCATCATGAGCGAGGGATTCAAGGCCAAGGGCGTGCCGGCCGGCGTCTTCGCCGACGCGCTTGGGACGATGCGCAAGCTCCGGCGTCGCGGCTATCCACTGGTCCTTGTGAGCGGTTATGACAGCCGCAAGCTGGCCGAAGCGGTCGCTCGCCACGGCTTTACGGACCTGTTTGAGGAAGTGATCGGCGATGCGCGCGACAAGCCGGCGGTTTTTGCCGATCTTCTCAGGAAACGCGGTTTGTCCGGCAGCGCCGCCGCCGTCGTCGGCGATACGATCGAGGATGCCGCCGCCGCCGCTGCGATTGGCGCCGTGCCGTTCATCTGTCCGCGCGGTTTTCATGCCATCGAGCGGATCCTGCCGCTTCTCATCGTCGTACCGAATCTGGTCATCGTTGATGATCTGCGCCATCTCCTGCCGTTCTTTCCGTGATCGTCTTCAAGCGGCCTTTCGAGGCCGCTTTTTTGTTTGTAAAATATCTCAATTTTCGCTACAATAATCATGTATATGAGTCATCATAAAAATCATGTTAGGGCGGTCGTTGCGGCGATCGTCTTTTTGGCGTCCGGTTTTTTCGGTTGGTCGGTATCTGCGGCTGAAGTTTCGACCCATGCTCGTCTTGAGACCAGTTCTTGGCGGTTCGCTAACAGCACCGAACCGGTTCGTTCGACCGGTTATTTGGAGGGTCTGGACGGAGCGCCAGCTTCGGCTGTTTTGTATGACCTTGGACAGGACGGCGTCGCTGAAATCTTGGTTGGCAGCGGCTTTGGCCAGGCGCCGGTGGTCAGTCTGTATCAAGCCGATGGCACGCTCATCTCCAGGTTCGCCGTCTATGATCCGGGCATGAAACAAGGAGTCAATGTCGCCGCCGGCGACGTCGACGGCGACGGCCGCGCGGAGATCGTCACTGGCACTGGGCCGGGAGCCGCGGCTCATGTTTTGGTTTTCGATGGTTACGGAAAAATGAAAGCTCCGGCTGGCGGATTTTTTCCGTTCGGCCGTGAGTCGCGCGGCGGCGTCGCGGTTGCCGTCAGCGACGTTAACGGCGATGGAGTTAACGAGATCATTGCCGCGTCCGGTCCGGGTGAAAGTCCGCGGGTCGCGGTTTGGAAGCGCCCGTTCTTTGCCGCCGCCGCGGAGTTCGCTCCTTTTGCCGAGACCATGGTCGCGGGCGTGAACGTCGCCGCCGGCGACGTTGATGGCGACGGCGTCGCTGAGATTCTGGCGGTTCCCGCGGGCAAGAGCGATCCGGTCGCGCGGATCATCAAGGTTGGCGAGCCCGCGTCAGCGCCTGGAGGCTTCTCCGTCAGCGCCGACATGTCGAATGGTCTGACCGTGGCCGCGGCGGATATTGATGACGACGGACGCGCGGAGATCATCGTTGCTCCGAACAGCAGTGGTTCGGCGCGGGTCGCGATCTTTGATCATGATGGCCGGTTGCAGAAAGAATTATCGGCCAGCGATTCCGGTTCCATTGACGGCCTGATCATTGCTGCCGGACACATGGGTTCCGGCCAGACCGTACTGGCGATTTCGGCTGGCAGGACGGCATCCGGGCGGATATTCGAGTCGAAGTATATCGTCGTAAGCGTCGCTGAACAGCGTTTGCACGCCTACGAATATGGCCGTGAGGTCCGTTCTTTCCTGGTTTCGACCGGCACGAAAAAATACGCCACACCTACGGGCGATTTTTCCGTATTAGCCAAGATTCCCACAGTGCTTTATCGCTGGTCCTATGGTCCGAACGACCCGAACAATTACGATCTCGGACGCGTGCCTTGGAATCTGCGCATCATGCCGCATATTTATATTCATTACGCGCCATGGCATAATAATTTCGGCCGTCGCATGAGCCATGGCTGCGTCAACGTCAATAAGGCCAACGCCGAATGGATCTATGATTGGGCCGAGGTCGGCGTGCCGGTCAGCATCAATGAATAATATGCGCGAAGGAGAAGGACAACTGGATCCGGAGCAGAGAAATCCGGAGATTGGAAAAATTCCAGAACAAGATCGGGCTCGGGCAGGGGTCGGAAAGATTCCTGAGTTTTGGGGGAAAGACGGCGAGGCTCCGGCCGAGATCGGCCGCGAGTTGATCGCGACAAATGAAGCCGTGGCGGAAATCTTTTGGGGCCGAGCGGCGGATTTTGCCGAGTCCGCGGCGGCACAGGGACTGAGCCGGGAACTCGGACCGTTCTTGAAAAAGTTTTCTGAATTGAACGATCGGACGTTTGCTTCCGGACGCTTGCGCGCGGCGCGGATACGCGTGGCGGAAAAATTGCCGCCAGCGTCTTAAAGTATGTCCAGTCCGTTTGAGATCAAAAATTTCATCGAGTCCGTCGAACGATCTTTTTTATCGGCTGCTGACAAACAGATGCTCGCGTCCGAAGCTCGGCACGGCGTTGACCAGGCACTGTGGAGCCGTTTCAATGATCTACTCGTTGCCTGGCTGGTGGAGAATCAGGCCAAACAGGATCGAACCAGTGTGCGGCTGGACGTGGAGATCGACCGTTACACCAGAGAATACGAACATGAGAAGACCAAAATCGACCAGGAATATCGGCCGGCGCTAGAGGATGCGATCCGGCGCGGAGAATCGGCTGACAGCGGCACCTGGGCCGAATATCGTGAGAAGATCAGGCTCCTCCAGACCCAGCTGATCGCTGAAGTAAAAGCGACTTCTGCGACCGTGCTGCGCGAAGTGGTGCTGGCGACCGTCGGGTAGGGGGAGTATAAACTGCGAGAATCAAAAACACCCCAGGGCAAGCCTGGGGTATTTTTGATGGTGGGCGGCAGAGGAGTCGAACCTCTGACCTTCACAATGTCAATGTGACGCTCTAACGCCCAGTCCGGTCGTCTTGCGACCGGACACAAGAAATGCGCGGCGGCGGCCGCCACATCTGGCGTCAAGCCCGCCCTGGTCCCCGCGTTCGCGCGGGGCGGGCTTAACCAACTGAGTAAAACAAAAAAGCCAGGTTTGACCTGACTTTCTTGTGGTGGGCGGCAGAGGAGTCGAACCTCTGACCTTCACAATGTCAATGTGACGCTCTAACCAACTGAGCTAGCCGCCCTCTAATGACTTTGGGGTGTTCCTATAATAAGACCTCGCGGAAAATAAATCAAGATTCTGGGCTTGGTCAGGCGACTGATGGTCCGATTGCCTGGGCTTGTTGGGTCGCAGGCTGTCCCGCCGGAACCGTAATCGCATCAGCCGGCAGGCTCTTCCCCAGCGATTTATAGATCGATCCCAGGACGGCTTTTTCAGCGTCGATCAGGTTCGCGGCCGGGAAACACAACCGGGCCAGGCGGCGCGTGCCTTCGGGTTTGAGACTCGAAACCAGGCCGAGAGCATTCGAATATTTTTCTGAAGAGACCAGGGCGCAGATGCCGGCCGGGCGCGACTTGTCAGCCGGCGCGTCCTGTTCGTAGAGCACGCCGAAGATCTCGGCTTCGGGCGAGTTCATCATCAGTTCTTCGATGACGTCCGGCAGGAATTCCTCGCCTGCTCCGGCGTGGACGAAATCCGGACGCACGAGCAGGGTCCAGGCGAATCTGGCCGCGCCGTCGTATTTGAGACGAGCGAGCGCTCGACCCCAGAGCTTCAGTGTCGCGAGCGATCGTGTGCGGTAGAGGTTCTGGACGATCTCGTCGCGGCGCGCGCCGGCGGCGACGAGTTCCGCGGCGATCTCGAGCGTGCGCGGCGTGACGGTCGGCGTCTTGAAACTGCGCGTCTTCGAAATCATCCCGGCGAGGAGGCAGGTGGCGGTGTCCGGGTCGAGGAAATGTTCGCCGGCGCTCTTGAGGAGCGAGTAGATGACCTCCGAGGTCGAAGTCGCCGCAATATCCACGGCGTTCAGGTTGCCGTAGTGTTCGTTGGCCGGATCGTGGTCAATGTTGACGGTCGGCCGATGGTAGAAGAAATCAGTATTCAGGTCGAACAGCGCGCCGAGCGAGTGATAGTCCGGCGTGTCGACCGCGATGATCAGGTCGTATTTGAAATCCGAGGTCGCGGTCGTGAGATCGGCCGCGGCGAACTGGCCGGCTTTCGGATTGATATAGATCCGCAGCTTGTCATCCTTGAGATCGTAAGACAGTTCTTCGATCTTGGTCTTGGAGACGTCCAGGTTGATGATGAATTTCTGCAGGCGTTCGAAAGACGGTTTGACCTCGTTTGCGCCGGGCAAAAATTTGGCCGACTTCGCCGGCGTGAAATCGTCGGCGACGATCTCGGCGCGTTTGCCTTTGCTCGCGAGATAACGCTGGATGGCCAACGCCGAAGCCAGCGCATCAACGCTCCAATCACGGCGGAAGGTGATGAGAGCGTGCTCGGCGCGCTTCAGGGTCTCGACGAATTGTTTTTCCATTGCCAGGGCCATGTGCGGCTGTGCTTATTCAAGTAATGGCCTACCTTATCCGGGGCGCGAAATGGTGTCAAGCCACGTCGCTTGCGAGCGACGTGGTGGAGTGCTGGAGACCAACTAGCTCCCTGACTCCGTCTCTCCATGACTCCAGCACTTCACAAAAAAACACCCCCAAGCGGGAGGGTGTTCAGCCGAAGAATAGGAGTGCTAGATGCGGGATCAGTTGCAACTGGATCCGTTCGATCAGGAATCCGAAGATGAACCACAACGGCACATAGAACGGATTGATGTAACGGAAGATCCGCAGGCTGGATCTGAAGTATTCCCAGGGACATTGGCCGGTCAGGTTCTCGATGAACAGGCCCCAGCTGAGCTCCCAGGCATAGATGACGATCACATAGATCGATCCGCGGATCGGCCAGGCCAGATCGAAAAATCCCGGCGTGAATTCGTTGATGATCCAGAAGCCCACGACTGTTGAGAGACCATAGACCGGCAGGCCCCAGATCGAGGTCTTGCTGGGCAGATTCCAGTCGATTTTTTGTCGCCGGCAGGCGGCCAGGACCTGGAAGCCGATGCTTGTGAAAGCCGCTTCAATAGCCAGGGCGATCGTCGTGTAGACCAAGAGGCTCAGAAAGAAATACCTCATCGTCTTACCCCCTATTTTGAAGATGATGTTGGCCGGTGAAAAGAACCCCAGCTGAATTTAGCGCAGGGGCGGGGGAGAGTCAACTCGGGGAGTTTGGGAGAGACGGAGTCGGGGAGTGCTGGAGTTCTGAAGTGCGGGAGACAGAAGGTGCTGGATTCCCGCTTTCGCGGGAATGACAATTAAAGAGAGTGCGGGAGTTAAGTCCGCTTCTTCGCTCCTTCACTTCCCCGCTCCCATACTCCTGCGCCTGTGCCCGTTGATTTTCCGCTCAACAAGCCTTATCATGGCTGGGTCCAATAATCTGATGATCTATGGCTAAAAAAGCGGGAATCAAGGATAAAAAGAGCGGCCAGTCCGCCGACCGCGAGACGGTGGAATTAGATAAGGCCTACGAGGCTGCCGCGGTCGAGGACCGTATCTATGCCGCCTGGGAGGCGAGCGGTTTTTTCAACCCCGACAATCTGCCCGGCAAGCGGACCAAGCCGTTCACGATCATGATGCCGCCGCCGAACGCCACCGGCACGCTCCACGTCGGTCACGCCATGTTCCTGACGCTCGAGGATCTGATGACGCGCTTCCATCGCCTGCGCGGCGAAGCGGCGTTGTGGCTTCCTGGCACCGACCACGCCGCCATCGCCACCAACACCAAGGTGGAGAAGATCCTGGCCAAGGAAGGCAAGACCAAATACGACCTCGGCCGTGATGGCTTCCTGAAACGCGTCGGCGAATTCGTCGAGGGTTCGCGCGGCACCATCCGCCGACAGATCCGCAAGATGGGTTCGTCCTGCGACTGGTCGCGCGAGGCTTTCACTCTGGACGAGCCGCGCTCCCGCGCCGTGGTCGCGCTGTTCAAGAAAATGTACGACGACGGTCTGATCTATCGCGGTTTCCGCATCGTCAACTGGTGCCCGCGTTGCGAATCCACGCTCGCGGACGACGAGGTCGAATATAAGGAAGAGCCAGCCAAGCTGTATTACATGAAATACGGGCCGTTCGTCGTGGCGACCACGCGGCCGGAGACCAAGCTTGGCGACACCGGCGTCGCGGTCCACCCCGATGATGAGCGCTATCAGAAATGGATCGGCCAGATGATCACCGTGGACTTCGGCATCGGGCCGCAGGAGATCCGCGTCATTGCCGACGCTTCCGTTGACCGTAATTTCGGCACGGGCATGGTCGGACTCACTCCGGCGCATTCCGCCGTGGACTTCGAGATGGCCGAAAAGAATTTGCTGCCGGTGAAGAAGATCATCGGCGAGGACGGCCGGATGACTGCCTTGGCCGGCAAATACGCCGGGCTGCCGGTCGCGGAAGCGCGCGCCAAGTTCGTCGCCGACCTCGAAGCCAAGGGCCTCATCGAGAAGATCGAGGAGATCAAGCACAGCATCTCCGTCTGCTACCGCTGCGGCACGGTCGTGGAGCCACTGACCTCGCGCCAGTGGTTCGTCGACGTCGACGTGCCGATCCCGGGCCGCGGCCGGAATCTGAAACAACTGGCGCTCGACGCGGTGCGTCGGGACGGCATCAAGATCTATCCCGAGCGTTTTGAGAAGGTCTACTTCCACTGGATGGAGAATCTGCGCGACTGGTGCATCTCGCGCCAGATCTGGTACGGGCATCGTATTCCGGTCTGGTACTGCCGCTCCTGCTACGCCGGAGGCGAGGATTCGGGCCGCGCCGGCGTCGGCGGCAAGGAGTCTGGTGCGCGCGCCGGCATCGTGGTTTCCGCCGAGCATCCCGGCAACTGCCCGGCCTGCGGTCGCGGCGACCTCGACCAGGACAAGGACACCCTCGACACCTGGTTCTCGTCCGGGACCTGGACATTTTCGACGCTGGGTTGGCCTGAAAAAACGAAAGATCTCAAGAAGTTCCATCCGACCCAGGTGCTTGAGACCGGCTATGACATCCTGTTCTTCTGGATCGCCCGCATGATCCTCATGACCACTTATGCGCTGAAGCAGATCCCGTTCGAGAAGGTCTATCTGCACGGTCTCGTGCGCGACGAGCAGGGGCGGAAGATGTCCAAGTCGCTCGAGAACATCATCGATCCGCTCGACGTCTCGGCCAAATACGGCACGGACGCGGTGCGTCTGTCGCTCGTCATCGGCGGTTCGGCCGGCAACGATCTGAAACTGTCCGAGGAGAAGATCGCCTACTTCCGCAACTTCACCAACAAGCTCTGGAACATCTCGCGGTTCATACAGATGAGTTGCGGAGTGACGAAGTTGGGGAGAGACGGAGTCAAGAGGCCGACTCCGAAGACGCTCGCCGATCGCTGGATCCTCGGCCGCTTCGACGAGGTCGTCCGGTCCGTGACCAAAGATATCGAAGAGCTGAATTTCTCGCGCGCCGGCGAGACGCTGCGCGATTTCACCTGGACCGAACTCGCCGACTGGTATCTGGAGATCGCCAAGCTGGAGAAAGGCAAAGAGCATCTGCTGGCGTTCCTGCTCCGGGAGGCGCTGAAGCTCTGGCATCCGTTCATGCCGTTCGTGACCGAGGAGATCTACGGCCGGCTGTTCGGCCAGGGCGGTAAGGACCTGCTCATGGTCGCCGTTTGGCCCAAGGTCGCGGCCAAACGCGCCGTGCCGGCGGTCAAGGAATTCGCTCTGGTCCAGGAAGCCGTCGTCGCGATCCGCAATCTACGCTCGACTTATAAGGTGGAGCCGGGCAAGGTAATCGAGGCGGTCATTTTTGCTGGAGCCAAGCTGGCGCTCTTCAAGAAACAGGCTCATCTCATCACTGGACTCGCCAAGGTCGGTGATCTGAAGATCGCCGCCAAGGGCAAGCAGCCCGAGAAAGCGGCTGGCGCCGTGGTCGGCAAGGTCCAGATCTTCGTGCCGCTCGGGAGCCTCATCGATCTGGGCGCGGAAAAGAAACGTTTGGAGGCCGAGATCGTCGAGGCAGAGAGATATCTGGCCGCGCTCGCGGCTAAGCTCGGCAACGAGAATTTCGTCGCTCGCGCGCCGGCTCCGGTTGTCGCCGCGGAAAAGGAAAAGCTGGCCGTTCAGAAAGAGAAGGTCGGCAAGCTGAAGGAACAGCTTGCTCAGCTGGGTTGAAAATATATCA
This genomic window from Patescibacteria group bacterium contains:
- a CDS encoding valine--tRNA ligase, whose protein sequence is MAKKAGIKDKKSGQSADRETVELDKAYEAAAVEDRIYAAWEASGFFNPDNLPGKRTKPFTIMMPPPNATGTLHVGHAMFLTLEDLMTRFHRLRGEAALWLPGTDHAAIATNTKVEKILAKEGKTKYDLGRDGFLKRVGEFVEGSRGTIRRQIRKMGSSCDWSREAFTLDEPRSRAVVALFKKMYDDGLIYRGFRIVNWCPRCESTLADDEVEYKEEPAKLYYMKYGPFVVATTRPETKLGDTGVAVHPDDERYQKWIGQMITVDFGIGPQEIRVIADASVDRNFGTGMVGLTPAHSAVDFEMAEKNLLPVKKIIGEDGRMTALAGKYAGLPVAEARAKFVADLEAKGLIEKIEEIKHSISVCYRCGTVVEPLTSRQWFVDVDVPIPGRGRNLKQLALDAVRRDGIKIYPERFEKVYFHWMENLRDWCISRQIWYGHRIPVWYCRSCYAGGEDSGRAGVGGKESGARAGIVVSAEHPGNCPACGRGDLDQDKDTLDTWFSSGTWTFSTLGWPEKTKDLKKFHPTQVLETGYDILFFWIARMILMTTYALKQIPFEKVYLHGLVRDEQGRKMSKSLENIIDPLDVSAKYGTDAVRLSLVIGGSAGNDLKLSEEKIAYFRNFTNKLWNISRFIQMSCGVTKLGRDGVKRPTPKTLADRWILGRFDEVVRSVTKDIEELNFSRAGETLRDFTWTELADWYLEIAKLEKGKEHLLAFLLREALKLWHPFMPFVTEEIYGRLFGQGGKDLLMVAVWPKVAAKRAVPAVKEFALVQEAVVAIRNLRSTYKVEPGKVIEAVIFAGAKLALFKKQAHLITGLAKVGDLKIAAKGKQPEKAAGAVVGKVQIFVPLGSLIDLGAEKKRLEAEIVEAERYLAALAAKLGNENFVARAPAPVVAAEKEKLAVQKEKVGKLKEQLAQLG
- a CDS encoding HAD family hydrolase, producing the protein MRNERKFEIGLIDWNGTLQNDLGHIYECGVQRIFRHFKLPCPSLDDYRNEVTADFMTSFYWPRGIPAEISAADLNAIMSEGFKAKGVPAGVFADALGTMRKLRRRGYPLVLVSGYDSRKLAEAVARHGFTDLFEEVIGDARDKPAVFADLLRKRGLSGSAAAVVGDTIEDAAAAAAIGAVPFICPRGFHAIERILPLLIVVPNLVIVDDLRHLLPFFP
- a CDS encoding 50S ribosomal protein L19, with the protein product MADEKNDLKVTNDAQPEATPEVSAVKGQEIKDPSKIKPGAVVRVHLKVKELNTKGEERERIQVFEGTVIAKKGKDAQSATITVRKIASGVGVERIFPLRSPVIAKFEEVKSLRVRKAKLYYTRTSKRALKEVK
- a CDS encoding DHH family phosphoesterase — encoded protein: MEKQFVETLKRAEHALITFRRDWSVDALASALAIQRYLASKGKRAEIVADDFTPAKSAKFLPGANEVKPSFERLQKFIINLDVSKTKIEELSYDLKDDKLRIYINPKAGQFAAADLTTATSDFKYDLIIAVDTPDYHSLGALFDLNTDFFYHRPTVNIDHDPANEHYGNLNAVDIAATSTSEVIYSLLKSAGEHFLDPDTATCLLAGMISKTRSFKTPTVTPRTLEIAAELVAAGARRDEIVQNLYRTRSLATLKLWGRALARLKYDGAARFAWTLLVRPDFVHAGAGEEFLPDVIEELMMNSPEAEIFGVLYEQDAPADKSRPAGICALVSSEKYSNALGLVSSLKPEGTRRLARLCFPAANLIDAEKAVLGSIYKSLGKSLPADAITVPAGQPATQQAQAIGPSVA
- a CDS encoding L,D-transpeptidase family protein translates to MSHHKNHVRAVVAAIVFLASGFFGWSVSAAEVSTHARLETSSWRFANSTEPVRSTGYLEGLDGAPASAVLYDLGQDGVAEILVGSGFGQAPVVSLYQADGTLISRFAVYDPGMKQGVNVAAGDVDGDGRAEIVTGTGPGAAAHVLVFDGYGKMKAPAGGFFPFGRESRGGVAVAVSDVNGDGVNEIIAASGPGESPRVAVWKRPFFAAAAEFAPFAETMVAGVNVAAGDVDGDGVAEILAVPAGKSDPVARIIKVGEPASAPGGFSVSADMSNGLTVAAADIDDDGRAEIIVAPNSSGSARVAIFDHDGRLQKELSASDSGSIDGLIIAAGHMGSGQTVLAISAGRTASGRIFESKYIVVSVAEQRLHAYEYGREVRSFLVSTGTKKYATPTGDFSVLAKIPTVLYRWSYGPNDPNNYDLGRVPWNLRIMPHIYIHYAPWHNNFGRRMSHGCVNVNKANAEWIYDWAEVGVPVSINE
- a CDS encoding RluA family pseudouridine synthase yields the protein MNISHTVQPEENGSRFDVLLAKLFTERSRSQLQKLIKQGVIRLNGKKVTPHFAVETGDVIESSVDLESVIERPTSLKPRPDIAINVIHDEESFAVVEKPAGLLMHPTVRAETETLAAAVLARWPEIAAVGESFERPGIMQRLDKEASGLVVIAKTPAAYDSLKKQFQEHTIEKEYSVLAHGHTPKDSGTIDLAIGRAASGDKMAARSEPMEGDRPAVTHYRVEQYYTNSALLAVRTETGRTHQIRAHLKALGNPIVGDTLYHPKLGMGFKTASPRLFLHARLLAFTNPATGVRVEFHSPLPADLQEVLQPLKKSK